In one Limosilactobacillus oris genomic region, the following are encoded:
- a CDS encoding Nramp family divalent metal transporter: protein MKKKSLDEINGSVKVPTVYESAFWQKFLAYSGPGALVAVGYMDPGNWLTSLSGGGQYGYQLLIVLFCSILIAMVMQSLSIKLGVVTRTDLAQAIASRVSKPVRLTLWLLNEIAMMATDLTGVVGTAVALKLLFGLPLVVGVLLTIADVLVVLLFLRFGIRRIEFIVLFAILTVGVIFAAEVCRAHPAVVAILEGFTPHAQILTDHAELVLSLGIIGATIMPHNIYLHSALAQSRRYDEHDPKQVTETLKFANWDSVIHLIAALIVNALLLVLGGTLFFHHGDLTSLQEVFYALKNPGIVGHLASPLMSWLFAFALLITGLISSITSTLSGQIVMEGYINIRLPLWKRRLLTRFVTLIPILIIGFIIRFNENQFEQLIIYAQVVLSIALPFTLFPLVAITSNRDLMGPHVNRRWQMVVCYALVALITGLNLSVLF, encoded by the coding sequence ATGAAGAAGAAAAGTCTCGATGAAATCAACGGCAGCGTAAAAGTCCCGACGGTCTATGAATCAGCCTTCTGGCAAAAGTTCCTCGCGTACAGTGGCCCGGGGGCCCTGGTCGCGGTCGGTTATATGGATCCCGGCAACTGGCTGACCTCCCTCTCAGGGGGCGGCCAGTACGGCTACCAGCTTCTGATTGTCCTCTTCTGCTCCATCCTGATTGCAATGGTCATGCAGTCGCTGTCAATCAAGCTGGGCGTCGTTACCCGGACGGACCTGGCCCAGGCGATTGCCAGCCGGGTCAGCAAGCCCGTCCGCCTCACCCTCTGGCTCCTCAACGAAATCGCGATGATGGCGACGGACCTGACCGGGGTCGTGGGAACTGCGGTTGCCCTCAAGCTCCTCTTTGGCCTGCCCTTGGTGGTCGGGGTCCTGCTGACGATCGCCGACGTGCTGGTCGTCCTGCTCTTCCTCCGCTTCGGGATTCGAAGAATTGAATTTATCGTACTCTTCGCGATTTTAACCGTCGGTGTCATCTTCGCCGCGGAAGTTTGCCGGGCCCATCCCGCCGTCGTTGCCATTTTGGAGGGCTTTACCCCGCACGCCCAGATTCTAACCGACCACGCAGAGTTAGTTCTCAGTCTGGGAATCATCGGGGCCACCATCATGCCTCATAACATTTACCTCCACTCGGCCCTGGCTCAGAGCCGACGCTATGACGAACACGACCCCAAGCAGGTGACCGAGACTTTGAAGTTCGCCAACTGGGATTCAGTCATTCATCTAATTGCGGCCTTGATTGTCAACGCCCTCCTGCTGGTCCTGGGAGGAACGCTCTTCTTCCACCACGGCGATTTAACTAGCCTGCAAGAAGTCTTCTACGCGCTGAAAAATCCGGGAATCGTCGGCCACCTGGCGAGCCCGCTGATGAGCTGGCTCTTTGCCTTTGCGCTCCTGATTACCGGGCTGATTTCATCGATTACTTCGACCCTGTCTGGGCAAATCGTCATGGAGGGCTACATCAATATCCGCCTCCCCCTGTGGAAACGGCGCCTGCTGACCAGGTTCGTGACCCTGATTCCGATCCTCATCATCGGTTTCATCATCCGTTTCAATGAAAACCAGTTCGAACAGCTGATTATCTACGCCCAGGTAGTATTGAGCATCGCCCTGCCCTTTACCCTCTTCCCATTGGTTGCTATCACCAGCAACCGTGATCTGATGGGGCCCCACGTTAACCGGCGTTGGCAGATGGTTGTTTGCTACGCCCTGGTTGCCCTGATTACGGGGCTGAACTTGTCGGTCCTGTTTTAA
- the hemH gene encoding ferrochelatase, whose product MKKNGLLLVNLGSPATPTTADVKHYLNVFLSDRNVVTMPPALWQPILKGFVLPMRSWRSATFYRDIWTAEGSPLIVYTARLTKRVQDLLPDWDVRMAMTYEQPSIRETLTAMLNAGEEVLVLPLFPHFTQSTTQSIIDQVHAVDPTIPVIDRFADEPAYLQLLADHIQAAWQKKKYDRLLITYHGIPTAMVKHGDPYQEETERTTARLRQLLDIPDEQIKMAYQSKFGPMPWLKPYLRNTLMQEAQLGNRNVLLAVPSFVTDCLETLEEDGVQNYQVFRSSGGQELDLVPALNDQPAFARFIADLAQKRGVQA is encoded by the coding sequence ATGAAGAAGAACGGATTACTATTAGTCAACCTGGGTTCGCCCGCCACACCAACTACGGCCGACGTCAAACACTACCTCAACGTCTTTCTCAGCGACCGCAACGTGGTCACCATGCCGCCCGCACTCTGGCAGCCCATCCTAAAGGGCTTCGTCCTCCCAATGCGGTCCTGGCGGTCGGCAACCTTTTACCGGGATATTTGGACGGCAGAGGGGTCCCCACTCATCGTCTATACAGCACGGCTGACAAAGCGGGTGCAGGACCTCCTGCCTGATTGGGATGTCCGGATGGCAATGACTTACGAGCAGCCATCCATTCGGGAAACCCTGACGGCCATGCTCAACGCTGGCGAAGAGGTCCTCGTCCTGCCCCTCTTCCCCCACTTTACGCAGAGCACCACCCAATCGATCATTGACCAAGTCCACGCGGTCGACCCGACAATTCCGGTCATTGACCGTTTTGCTGACGAGCCGGCATACCTCCAACTGCTCGCCGACCACATCCAAGCGGCCTGGCAAAAAAAGAAGTACGACCGGCTCCTGATTACCTACCACGGGATTCCGACAGCCATGGTCAAACACGGCGACCCCTACCAGGAAGAAACCGAACGAACCACCGCTCGCCTGCGGCAACTGCTAGACATCCCAGACGAGCAAATTAAGATGGCCTACCAGTCGAAGTTTGGCCCGATGCCCTGGTTGAAGCCCTACCTACGCAATACCCTGATGCAGGAGGCCCAGCTGGGCAACCGCAATGTTTTGCTTGCGGTGCCGTCGTTTGTGACCGACTGCCTGGAAACTTTGGAAGAGGACGGGGTGCAAAACTACCAGGTCTTCCGGTCCAGCGGCGGTCAGGAGCTCGATCTCGTACCCGCCCTCAACGACCAGCCCGCCTTTGCCCGCTTCATCGCTGACCTGGCCCAGAAACGGGGCGTTCAAGCATGA
- a CDS encoding type 1 glutamine amidotransferase, with protein MATYQLQLAHLYGNLLNTYGDLGNIMALKYYGSLLDIDVASRVVSVEDDFKAADYDLMVIGAGQKFEQSIALEDIPSKHDELAKYIENNQPLLAVGEGYQLLGQSYIDQHGNKVAGAGLLSHRSELPADQEPIQDDLVVKTKWGLNYHGHENHDLVTYLGKDEQPLGKVIEGVGNNQDDDTEGAIYKNVFCTNMHTVLDRNGDLAKRMLITALVNKYPDADLTPQREFKIEPTY; from the coding sequence ATGGCGACATACCAACTGCAACTTGCCCACCTCTACGGCAACCTACTGAACACCTATGGCGACCTCGGCAACATCATGGCACTCAAGTATTACGGTAGTCTCCTCGACATCGACGTCGCCAGCCGTGTTGTCAGTGTGGAAGACGATTTTAAGGCCGCTGATTACGACCTGATGGTGATTGGCGCCGGACAGAAGTTTGAGCAGTCAATCGCGCTGGAAGACATTCCAAGCAAGCACGATGAACTGGCAAAGTACATCGAAAATAACCAGCCGCTGCTGGCGGTCGGTGAAGGCTACCAGCTGCTCGGCCAATCCTATATTGACCAGCACGGCAACAAGGTAGCTGGTGCTGGCCTGCTTTCCCACCGTAGCGAACTACCGGCTGACCAGGAGCCAATCCAAGACGACCTGGTAGTCAAGACCAAGTGGGGGCTCAACTACCACGGTCACGAAAACCACGACCTGGTCACCTACTTGGGAAAGGACGAACAGCCTCTGGGCAAGGTCATCGAGGGCGTCGGGAATAACCAGGATGACGATACCGAGGGTGCGATTTACAAAAATGTCTTTTGTACCAATATGCACACGGTGCTTGACCGTAATGGCGACCTGGCAAAGCGGATGCTGATCACCGCCCTGGTCAACAAGTACCCGGATGCCGACCTGACACCCCAACGTGAATTCAAGATTGAACCAACCTACTAA
- a CDS encoding IS30 family transposase, producing the protein MTYKHLTTRELTLIANFWHQGTKAYQAAKLLKRSQETIYRVYRFLDSGKTIAQYLKAYQRNKQRCGRKQAQLAKDEISYINEQVKAGWTPDTIIGRAERTISCSMRTLYRMFARGQYNFAVQQLPMKGKRHPNGYVERRGKAGHLGRSIYQRYHDFPHYQHEFGHFEADTVQGKAHRGAVMTLVERQSKVMIVLNVHRKTDEAVNYHLDKWLSKMPRHFVKSITFDNGKEFAGWREIANKHDLHTYFAEVGAPNQRGLNENNNGILRRDGLSKRLDFRNLPDELITQLMHKRNTIPRKSLHYRTPLEVFLSHVTDEQLSTFF; encoded by the coding sequence ATGACTTATAAACATCTTACCACACGTGAACTAACCCTCATAGCTAATTTTTGGCACCAAGGTACGAAGGCTTATCAAGCTGCTAAACTGCTTAAACGAAGCCAAGAAACTATTTACCGCGTCTATCGATTTCTTGATAGCGGTAAGACCATTGCACAGTATCTTAAGGCTTACCAACGGAATAAGCAGCGTTGTGGTCGTAAGCAGGCTCAGCTAGCCAAGGATGAGATCAGCTACATCAATGAGCAGGTTAAAGCGGGCTGGACACCTGATACGATCATTGGTCGAGCAGAACGGACAATTAGCTGTAGTATGCGGACACTTTATCGGATGTTTGCTCGTGGACAGTACAATTTTGCCGTCCAGCAATTACCGATGAAAGGCAAGCGACACCCCAATGGCTATGTCGAACGACGTGGTAAGGCGGGGCATCTCGGTCGGAGTATTTACCAGCGATACCATGATTTTCCTCACTACCAACACGAGTTTGGTCACTTTGAAGCTGATACTGTTCAAGGAAAAGCTCATCGTGGTGCGGTCATGACCTTGGTGGAACGTCAATCTAAGGTGATGATTGTGCTTAACGTTCATCGTAAAACTGATGAAGCAGTTAACTATCACTTGGATAAATGGCTTTCTAAAATGCCTCGTCATTTCGTTAAGTCGATTACCTTTGATAATGGTAAGGAATTCGCGGGCTGGCGTGAGATTGCCAATAAACATGACCTTCATACTTATTTTGCGGAGGTTGGAGCGCCCAATCAACGCGGCCTGAATGAAAACAATAATGGTATCTTACGTCGTGACGGTCTCAGTAAACGATTAGACTTCCGTAATTTACCAGATGAACTAATCACCCAGCTGATGCACAAACGAAATACTATTCCACGGAAGTCACTTCACTACCGCACACCACTTGAAGTATTCCTAAGTCATGTCACAGATGAACAGCTTTCAACATTTTTCTAA
- a CDS encoding heavy metal translocating P-type ATPase: MQRLSNKQKLWLTIIIAGIALILQYGFHYPLLAQIIVTIAGAIVALTMLVGMVKTLRSGKYGVDLLAILAVVATLAVSEYWAAMVILVMLTGGDALEDYAAKKANTELKALLDNSPRFAHVVTPDSSKDVPVNDVPVSAKIIVKPGELVPIDGLIIKGTGEFDESSLTGEARPIAKTVGDTVMSGSINGDEAITLTVTKLAKDSQYQQLVKLVQEAEQTPAHFVRLADRYAVPFTVVAILISLLAWWLSKDPRRFAEVLVVASPCPLILAAPVAMVSGMSRASRNGIVVKTGSVLEKLAGARTGAFDKTGTITNGHLTVAQILPAGTITKERLLHLAASAEQDSSHILARSLLAYASQHNISLAAVSGLTEETGKGITAMIEDHQVKVGKRQFVAPQNQQAALDTTAIYVSVDGNYYGAIAFTDHVRPEAAQTIAKLKAAGVTNLIMLTGDQRAIAQQVAKAVGISTVKADLLPQDKIAALQSIPQSEHPVFMVGDGVNDAPSLATADVGIAMGAHGSTAASETADVVILKDDLAKVAKAVTISQDTLRIAKQAVLIGIAICTVLMLIASTGVIPAFVGAMLQEVIDTVSILWALKARQLHN; encoded by the coding sequence ATGCAACGCTTATCAAACAAACAAAAACTATGGCTAACTATTATCATTGCGGGAATCGCCCTCATCTTACAGTACGGCTTCCACTACCCGCTGCTCGCCCAAATCATTGTCACCATCGCCGGGGCAATTGTTGCCTTGACGATGCTGGTTGGGATGGTTAAAACCCTGCGGTCCGGCAAGTACGGAGTCGACCTCCTGGCAATTCTCGCGGTCGTCGCTACCCTCGCGGTCAGCGAATACTGGGCCGCCATGGTCATCCTCGTTATGCTGACCGGTGGGGATGCACTGGAAGACTATGCAGCCAAGAAAGCCAATACCGAGCTCAAAGCACTGCTGGACAACTCACCACGCTTTGCCCACGTCGTCACCCCGGATAGCAGCAAGGACGTCCCGGTCAACGACGTCCCGGTGAGCGCCAAAATCATCGTTAAGCCCGGCGAGCTCGTTCCCATTGATGGCCTGATTATTAAGGGAACGGGCGAATTCGACGAGTCCTCGTTAACTGGTGAAGCCCGGCCAATCGCCAAAACGGTGGGTGATACGGTCATGTCCGGTTCTATCAATGGCGATGAGGCTATTACGCTGACGGTCACCAAGCTGGCCAAGGACAGCCAGTACCAGCAGCTGGTCAAACTCGTTCAGGAAGCAGAGCAGACACCGGCCCACTTTGTTCGTTTGGCCGACCGCTATGCCGTGCCGTTCACGGTTGTCGCAATCCTGATTTCACTCCTTGCCTGGTGGCTGTCTAAGGATCCCCGCCGCTTTGCCGAAGTCCTCGTCGTGGCTTCCCCCTGCCCGCTCATCCTCGCGGCACCAGTCGCGATGGTTTCTGGAATGAGCCGTGCTTCCCGGAATGGAATCGTTGTGAAAACCGGCAGTGTTCTTGAAAAACTGGCCGGTGCCCGGACCGGGGCCTTTGATAAAACTGGGACCATAACCAACGGCCACCTTACCGTTGCCCAAATCCTCCCTGCCGGGACAATTACTAAGGAACGGCTCCTCCACCTGGCCGCCAGCGCCGAACAAGACTCTTCCCACATTCTCGCCCGGTCGCTGCTCGCCTATGCTAGCCAGCATAACATTTCTCTAGCAGCGGTCTCTGGCTTGACCGAGGAAACAGGTAAGGGAATTACGGCAATGATTGAGGACCACCAGGTCAAAGTCGGCAAGCGGCAATTCGTCGCTCCCCAAAACCAACAGGCCGCCCTCGACACCACTGCCATCTACGTCAGTGTTGACGGGAACTATTACGGAGCCATCGCCTTTACCGACCACGTCCGGCCCGAAGCTGCCCAAACCATAGCAAAGCTAAAGGCCGCGGGGGTAACCAACCTGATTATGCTGACCGGGGACCAACGCGCCATTGCCCAGCAAGTCGCTAAGGCGGTAGGAATTTCCACGGTGAAGGCCGACCTCCTACCCCAGGATAAAATTGCGGCTCTCCAGTCCATCCCCCAAAGCGAGCACCCGGTCTTCATGGTCGGGGATGGGGTGAACGACGCACCTTCACTAGCCACGGCTGATGTTGGAATCGCGATGGGAGCGCACGGTTCGACCGCGGCGAGTGAAACGGCCGACGTTGTCATCTTAAAGGATGACCTGGCAAAGGTTGCCAAAGCGGTCACCATCTCCCAGGACACCCTCCGCATCGCCAAGCAGGCGGTCCTCATCGGAATCGCAATCTGCACGGTTTTAATGCTCATCGCCAGCACCGGGGTCATCCCCGCCTTTGTTGGTGCCATGCTGCAAGAAGTCATCGACACTGTTTCCATTTTATGGGCACTCAAGGCCCGGCAGTTACACAACTAA
- a CDS encoding DUF3427 domain-containing protein, which translates to MDKKTVMQEAILNGLYSQDYPGHNLLTPQLVTNQADGTIWQTLQDELQHCQRFTWAVAFITTDMLVPLKALLADLADRGVSGTLLTGDYLGFNSPRAFAELMKIPNLNVKIVDQQGFHAKGYVFDHGDYQTAVIGSANFTRAALLQNTEWALRVSSRQDASLTRQLSARLANLARTSHSLTADWLAEYQAAWRPLPTVRQRLRTSAAPITPNQMQRPALLALQQLRTSGAHRGLVVSATGTGKTYLGAFAVKDFHPRRFLYVVHREQIAKKSLASFRRVIGGPASDYGLLTGNRHDWDAKYLFATVQTLAQPGTLAKLAPETFDYILVDEAHRAAAPSYQRLFDHFQPQFWLGMTATPERMDKQDVYALFDYHLAYEVRLKAALDAGMLAPFHYVGVQDYEQDGELITETTGLRYLVSDQRVKYVLEQMNYYGYCGDQPRGLIFCSRQEEARELASKFSAAGHPAVALTNEDSPRRRQQAVEQLEAGKLEYIVTVDLFNEGVDIPSLNQVIMLRNTQSAVVFTQQLGRGLRKFPGKDYVTVLDFIGNYQNNFLIPLALNQDTSRQVDRACQEVQLPPTIGVSTISFRRVAAERILQSLAAVKLDSLRELRTAYQDLHQRLGRPPLLLDFYRYGEVSPLVFAENGRLANYGQFLAKMGEPVQLSDHENAVLSFVTKELVNGKRPHELVLLKLLLANAGHRCSQEELIAALRDRGAYVSPAVLQSIDDILSLSFFAVKAGKQTRREQYGGAPLVVHDGLVDYRLAPELAAALKADPQFSTLLTDAVDTGLALSKDYDASHQFTLYQQYDRKDVCRLLNWPLDVSAPMYGYRVGDQECPIFITYRKEDDQRRNAIYDNQLENGRSLRWYTRSPRHRSSPEVQRLLATNADGRPRVQIHLFVKRSDAVGKQFYYLGPATIQPGSVQEERLGAKQKAAVGMNLELVRPLSVRLRRLLFEEN; encoded by the coding sequence ATGGATAAGAAGACGGTAATGCAGGAGGCCATTCTCAATGGTTTATACAGCCAGGACTATCCGGGGCATAACCTTCTGACGCCCCAGCTGGTGACTAACCAGGCGGACGGCACGATTTGGCAGACCCTTCAAGACGAATTGCAGCACTGCCAGCGCTTTACCTGGGCGGTTGCCTTTATCACCACCGATATGCTGGTGCCGCTAAAGGCGCTCTTGGCTGACTTAGCAGACCGGGGAGTTAGTGGCACCCTGCTGACCGGTGACTACTTAGGCTTTAATTCACCGCGGGCCTTTGCTGAGCTAATGAAAATTCCCAACCTCAACGTCAAAATCGTGGACCAACAGGGTTTTCATGCCAAGGGTTACGTGTTTGACCATGGTGACTACCAGACGGCAGTAATCGGCAGTGCTAACTTTACCCGGGCGGCCCTGCTTCAGAATACGGAATGGGCACTGCGGGTCAGTTCCCGCCAGGATGCCAGTTTGACTAGGCAGCTTAGCGCCCGCTTGGCAAACTTGGCCCGGACCAGCCATTCCCTGACGGCTGACTGGCTGGCGGAGTACCAGGCTGCTTGGCGACCACTTCCCACCGTTCGGCAAAGGCTACGGACTTCGGCCGCCCCAATCACCCCTAACCAAATGCAACGTCCTGCTCTCCTGGCGTTACAGCAGCTGCGTACTTCCGGTGCGCACCGGGGCTTAGTCGTGTCGGCGACCGGGACGGGGAAGACCTACCTGGGAGCATTCGCGGTCAAGGACTTTCATCCCCGCCGCTTCCTGTATGTGGTTCACCGGGAACAGATTGCTAAGAAATCATTGGCAAGTTTTCGCCGGGTCATCGGCGGGCCTGCCAGTGACTATGGCTTATTGACCGGTAACCGGCACGACTGGGATGCCAAGTACCTCTTTGCGACCGTTCAAACCCTGGCTCAGCCCGGAACATTGGCGAAGCTGGCACCGGAGACATTTGACTATATCTTAGTTGACGAAGCACACCGCGCCGCAGCGCCAAGCTACCAGCGACTGTTTGACCACTTTCAACCACAGTTTTGGCTGGGAATGACGGCGACGCCAGAACGGATGGATAAGCAGGATGTTTACGCCCTGTTTGACTACCACCTGGCCTACGAAGTCCGTTTGAAGGCCGCCCTGGACGCGGGGATGCTGGCGCCCTTTCACTACGTCGGCGTGCAGGACTATGAGCAGGATGGTGAGCTTATCACTGAAACAACGGGCCTGCGCTACCTGGTGAGCGACCAGCGGGTAAAGTACGTTTTGGAACAGATGAACTACTACGGCTACTGTGGTGACCAGCCACGAGGGTTAATCTTTTGCTCCCGGCAGGAAGAGGCCCGGGAGCTGGCTAGCAAGTTTAGTGCGGCGGGGCACCCAGCAGTCGCGCTGACGAATGAAGACTCCCCCCGTCGCCGGCAGCAGGCGGTGGAGCAGCTGGAGGCAGGAAAGCTGGAATATATCGTGACGGTTGACCTCTTTAACGAGGGGGTCGATATTCCATCCTTAAACCAGGTCATCATGCTCCGGAACACCCAGTCGGCGGTGGTATTTACCCAGCAGCTGGGGCGGGGCCTGCGGAAATTTCCCGGGAAGGACTACGTGACCGTCCTGGACTTTATTGGCAACTACCAGAATAACTTTCTGATTCCACTGGCCTTGAACCAGGATACCAGCCGGCAGGTTGACCGGGCCTGCCAAGAGGTGCAGTTGCCGCCGACCATCGGGGTGTCGACGATTAGCTTCCGGCGGGTGGCGGCTGAACGGATCTTGCAGTCGTTGGCCGCCGTCAAACTGGACTCGCTGCGGGAACTGCGGACGGCCTACCAGGACCTCCACCAGCGTCTGGGGCGGCCACCCCTCCTGCTGGACTTTTACCGCTATGGCGAGGTATCACCGCTAGTTTTCGCCGAGAACGGCCGGCTAGCTAACTACGGGCAGTTCCTGGCGAAGATGGGAGAACCGGTTCAGCTATCCGACCACGAAAACGCGGTCCTCTCCTTCGTTACTAAGGAACTGGTTAACGGCAAGCGGCCCCATGAGCTGGTCCTCCTCAAGCTATTGTTGGCGAATGCTGGGCACCGGTGCAGTCAGGAAGAGCTAATTGCGGCTTTACGGGACCGGGGAGCCTATGTTAGCCCGGCCGTGCTCCAGTCAATTGACGACATTTTGTCCCTGAGCTTCTTTGCGGTCAAGGCGGGTAAGCAAACCCGTCGTGAACAGTATGGCGGGGCCCCGTTGGTCGTCCATGACGGTCTGGTAGATTACCGACTTGCCCCTGAACTGGCGGCAGCACTTAAAGCGGACCCGCAATTCAGCACGTTGCTGACGGACGCGGTGGACACTGGCTTGGCGTTGAGCAAGGACTATGATGCCAGCCACCAGTTTACCCTGTATCAACAGTATGATCGTAAGGACGTCTGCCGGCTTTTGAACTGGCCGTTGGACGTCAGCGCGCCCATGTATGGCTACCGGGTGGGTGACCAGGAGTGCCCAATTTTTATCACCTACCGCAAGGAGGACGACCAGCGCCGCAACGCGATTTACGATAACCAATTGGAGAACGGGCGGTCACTTCGCTGGTACACTCGAAGTCCCCGTCACCGGTCCTCGCCGGAAGTGCAGCGGCTATTGGCAACGAACGCGGATGGTCGCCCGCGGGTTCAAATCCACCTCTTTGTCAAACGCAGCGATGCGGTGGGCAAGCAGTTTTACTACCTGGGCCCAGCAACCATTCAGCCGGGGTCAGTTCAGGAGGAACGGCTGGGGGCCAAACAAAAGGCCGCCGTTGGAATGAACCTGGAACTCGTGCGACCCCTGTCGGTTCGGCTGCGGCGGCTGTTATTTGAAGAAAATTAA
- a CDS encoding GntR family transcriptional regulator, with product MQFHFDESAPLYQQIAAQLEEMIFTGVFPEGSQVPSTTQLSTELHINPATVLKGMNMLVEKDLIEKRRGRGMFVTAGAQENIMQTRKESFYKDYVKSLLLEAHKLGITKQHLLELIERGENDGTVNN from the coding sequence TTGCAGTTTCATTTTGACGAATCGGCGCCGTTATACCAGCAGATTGCCGCTCAACTAGAAGAAATGATTTTTACCGGTGTCTTTCCGGAAGGCAGTCAGGTCCCATCAACGACGCAGCTGTCGACCGAGTTGCACATCAACCCGGCAACCGTCCTCAAGGGGATGAATATGCTGGTCGAGAAAGACTTGATTGAAAAGCGTCGTGGCCGGGGAATGTTTGTCACTGCCGGCGCCCAGGAGAATATTATGCAGACACGCAAAGAGAGCTTTTACAAAGATTACGTGAAGAGCCTGCTATTAGAAGCCCACAAACTGGGGATTACTAAGCAGCACTTACTAGAACTGATTGAACGGGGGGAGAACGATGGAACAGTTAACAATTAG
- a CDS encoding ATP-binding cassette domain-containing protein, which produces MEQLTISHISQKYGRQKILEDLSCQLAPGKIYGLLGRNGAGKSTLLNIITGRIFPTAGTVSLGKLGTNDQDQVLGQFYLMSESNLYPKRTTIQRMFDLADGSYGNFDYQNADRLLKAFGINAKTQLSKLSTGLQTAVKLVVALNVNANYIFLDEPTLGLDANHRELFYKELVKSYQEKPRTFVLSTHLIDEIQQLVEHVLILADHQLIADADVEEMLDRAYTVTGPEKLVDQYVAGLRVLSTDQLGTVKTAYVYDRLDDQRVIPDQVKLGHYDLQKLFIELTNGGSKNE; this is translated from the coding sequence ATGGAACAGTTAACAATTAGTCACATCAGCCAAAAATACGGCCGGCAGAAGATTTTAGAAGACCTAAGCTGCCAGTTAGCGCCGGGGAAGATTTATGGCCTGCTCGGCCGAAATGGGGCAGGGAAGTCGACCCTGCTCAATATCATCACGGGCCGGATTTTCCCGACGGCCGGGACTGTCTCTCTTGGTAAACTGGGAACCAACGACCAGGACCAGGTGTTGGGCCAGTTTTACCTGATGAGTGAAAGCAACCTCTATCCGAAGCGGACAACGATTCAACGGATGTTTGACCTGGCGGATGGTTCCTACGGCAATTTCGATTACCAAAATGCTGACCGCCTGCTCAAGGCTTTTGGAATTAATGCCAAGACCCAACTGAGCAAGCTCTCGACCGGGTTGCAGACCGCTGTCAAGCTGGTCGTGGCCCTGAACGTCAATGCTAACTACATTTTCCTGGATGAACCGACGCTGGGGCTGGACGCTAACCACCGGGAGCTGTTTTACAAGGAACTGGTCAAGAGCTACCAGGAGAAGCCGCGGACCTTTGTCCTTTCGACCCACCTGATTGACGAAATCCAGCAACTGGTGGAACACGTGCTGATTTTGGCGGACCACCAGCTGATTGCTGATGCCGACGTCGAGGAAATGTTGGACCGGGCCTACACGGTGACGGGACCGGAAAAGCTGGTCGACCAGTATGTTGCGGGCTTGCGGGTCCTATCCACGGACCAGTTGGGGACGGTTAAGACTGCCTATGTCTATGACCGGCTCGATGACCAGCGGGTAATTCCTGACCAGGTTAAGCTCGGGCACTATGATTTACAGAAACTCTTTATTGAATTAACGAATGGGGGCAGTAAGAATGAGTAA